A single region of the Acidobacteriota bacterium genome encodes:
- a CDS encoding PAS domain S-box protein, giving the protein MKEKGKSSPPAIFPPERLSRHFIFKPYYLPRWGKYVLAVALTAAALLLHVFLGFSPSEDLGLTLFLIPIVLSAYMGGLGTGLVSTAIIAIFTHYYLINLIHNLPVYQTIHRLEWVTLVAIGSLISFLIEALHRSRQKAEAMIAERDEMQISLCENESRLSAIFQGISDAAVFTDLERRIVLVNPAFTTMFGYTAEEALGRGTDFLYADLADFERMGRERFNPHAQSDPSPYQISFRRQDGSTFWTESLGLRIYAEDGTPKGYLGVHRDITERRRAKAELSYSEARYRALVLATSQIVWTADATGSVTTALNLEPYIDVTRNPQGMNWLKAVHPDERERVLQVYQAGIRNQLPFEVENRGVYGDGSYHDYLTRVVPVKNADGTVREWTAASTDITDRKRAEKDLRESEERFRQFAENIKDVLWINNPHIPKVLYVSPAYEKLWGRPAVELYADFSQWLAGIHPDDRQMALETFANGRGEGGYDTEYRVARPDGSLIWIRDRGFPIFNERGELIRMSGIAEDITERKHAETALQESEERFRVLFNEKAVASLIIDLRNHSIVDCNEKALELFGYSKVEMLQLGIPDLTVNETDENVNRIRDEILEIKMNVQIESSMRTQSGEVLNVLANGSTVQIGGGTFGYCSMIDITDRKRAEDALAKYTEELARSNKDLEQFAYVASHDLQEPLRAVAGCVQVLQRRYAGRLDDRADELIRHTVDGAERMRILIEDLLAFSRVGTRGGKFATCDSQKSLTDALANLRLAIAESGAQITHGALPLLTADATQLTLLFQNLLSNAIKFRRASAPQIHIEARHQANEWVFSVRDNGIGIEPQYHQRIFGIFQRLHTRHEYPGTGMGLAICKRIVERHSGRIWVESVFGEGGTFYFSLPDKKPIERNGNS; this is encoded by the coding sequence ATGAAAGAAAAAGGGAAATCCTCACCACCGGCTATCTTTCCACCTGAACGCCTCTCACGGCATTTTATTTTCAAGCCCTATTATTTGCCACGATGGGGAAAGTATGTGCTGGCAGTGGCGCTCACCGCAGCCGCCCTTTTATTGCATGTGTTTCTTGGATTTTCACCCAGTGAAGACTTGGGGCTGACGTTGTTTTTGATTCCTATTGTGCTGAGCGCCTATATGGGCGGACTCGGCACCGGTTTGGTCTCGACAGCCATCATCGCCATTTTTACTCACTACTACCTGATCAATCTGATTCATAACTTGCCGGTTTACCAGACCATTCACCGTTTGGAATGGGTGACCTTGGTTGCCATCGGCAGCCTCATCAGTTTTTTAATCGAAGCCCTGCACCGTTCGCGTCAAAAGGCTGAGGCGATGATTGCCGAACGCGACGAGATGCAGATTTCATTGTGTGAGAATGAATCGCGATTGAGCGCCATTTTTCAGGGCATTTCCGACGCTGCGGTGTTTACCGATTTAGAGCGGCGCATTGTGTTGGTGAATCCCGCTTTCACCACGATGTTCGGTTATACGGCTGAAGAGGCGCTGGGCAGGGGCACGGATTTTCTTTATGCCGACCTGGCGGATTTTGAAAGAATGGGCAGAGAACGCTTCAATCCCCATGCCCAGTCAGACCCTTCGCCTTATCAAATCAGTTTTCGTCGCCAGGATGGCTCCACCTTCTGGACGGAATCTCTGGGCTTGCGAATTTATGCGGAAGACGGAACCCCCAAAGGCTATCTCGGCGTGCATCGCGACATTACCGAACGCCGCCGCGCCAAAGCGGAATTATCTTACAGTGAAGCGCGTTATCGCGCTCTGGTTCTGGCAACTTCGCAAATCGTCTGGACTGCCGATGCCACAGGCAGTGTGACGACCGCTTTAAACCTTGAACCCTATATCGACGTTACGCGGAATCCCCAGGGAATGAACTGGCTTAAAGCTGTGCATCCTGATGAACGCGAACGGGTTTTGCAGGTTTATCAAGCGGGAATACGAAATCAATTACCTTTCGAGGTGGAAAACCGTGGAGTTTATGGCGATGGCAGCTATCACGATTATTTAACCCGCGTGGTGCCGGTGAAGAATGCCGATGGCACGGTTCGGGAATGGACTGCCGCCTCAACCGACATCACCGACCGCAAACGCGCTGAAAAAGATTTGCGCGAATCCGAAGAACGCTTTCGCCAGTTTGCTGAAAATATCAAAGATGTTTTGTGGATTAATAATCCCCATATTCCGAAAGTGCTTTACGTCTCTCCGGCTTATGAAAAGTTGTGGGGGCGACCGGCGGTTGAATTATATGCGGATTTCTCGCAATGGCTGGCAGGCATTCACCCGGATGACCGTCAAATGGCGCTTGAGACCTTTGCGAACGGCAGGGGTGAAGGAGGTTACGACACGGAATATCGCGTGGCGCGCCCTGATGGCTCGCTGATCTGGATTCGCGACCGGGGCTTTCCGATTTTTAATGAGCGCGGTGAACTGATTCGCATGTCGGGCATCGCCGAAGACATTACTGAACGCAAACACGCCGAAACCGCATTGCAGGAATCCGAAGAACGCTTCCGCGTGTTGTTTAATGAAAAAGCGGTTGCCAGTTTGATTATTGACCTGCGCAACCATTCGATTGTCGATTGCAATGAAAAAGCTCTGGAACTCTTCGGCTATTCAAAAGTGGAGATGTTGCAATTGGGAATTCCCGATTTGACGGTTAATGAAACCGACGAAAATGTGAACCGGATCAGGGATGAAATTTTAGAGATAAAAATGAACGTGCAGATTGAAAGTTCAATGCGAACCCAATCGGGAGAGGTGTTAAATGTCCTGGCCAACGGTTCGACCGTGCAGATTGGCGGGGGAACCTTCGGTTATTGCTCGATGATCGATATCACCGACCGCAAACGCGCTGAAGATGCCCTGGCAAAATATACTGAAGAGTTGGCGCGTTCCAATAAAGACCTCGAACAATTTGCCTATGTCGCTTCGCATGATTTGCAGGAGCCTCTACGCGCGGTTGCCGGGTGTGTGCAGGTTTTGCAGCGACGCTACGCCGGACGGCTTGATGACCGCGCCGATGAACTCATCCGGCATACGGTGGATGGCGCTGAACGCATGCGAATTTTGATTGAAGATTTGCTGGCGTTTTCCCGCGTTGGAACCCGTGGCGGAAAGTTCGCCACCTGCGATAGCCAAAAATCGCTCACCGATGCGCTGGCAAACCTCCGGCTGGCGATTGCAGAGAGCGGCGCACAGATTACTCACGGGGCTTTGCCTTTACTCACCGCCGATGCCACGCAACTGACGCTGTTGTTTCAAAACCTGCTCAGTAATGCCATCAAATTTCGCCGCGCCTCAGCGCCGCAAATTCACATCGAAGCCCGACACCAAGCCAATGAATGGGTATTTTCGGTGCGCGACAATGGCATCGGCATCGAGCCGCAATATCACCAACGGATTTTCGGTATCTTTCAACGCCTGCATACGCGCCACGAATATCCGGGCACCGGTATGGGCTTGGCGATTTGCAAACGCATTGTCGAACGCCACAGCGGACGTATCTGGGTTGAGTCGGTGTTTGGTGAGGGGGGGACATTTTATTTCAGTTTGCCCGACAAAAAACCAATTGAACGAAATGGAAATTCATGA
- a CDS encoding PAS domain S-box protein: MSNQLMIRILLVEDNFTDVLLLRETLSGVANVEFALTHVVKLSEALSRIQNEVFDVVLLDLGLPDSSGVDTIMQFHQQAPAIPVLVLTGVDNEDTGIAALQEGAQDYLVKNQLQPALLGRAIRYAIERHRAATALQESELRLAAIVDSPMDAIVIVDDEHHITLFNSAAEQLFGYRETEVIGKSINLLIPERFREAHIEHIRAFGESSNYPIRMDQRREVVGLRADGTEFPIETSIAQFIVTGRKMFTAIVRDITNRKKAQAEILMLNQNLQRRIDEMETLLNVLPIPIGIASDPECRHIRANPAFAELLAISPDANASLSADEAERPKHFKIYQRDRELAPEELPLQIAASQGREIRDFEAKVIRSDGTSVDILGYTSPLFDEHGKARGSVGAFVDITERKRAELLNEGQKQVLEMIASGAPLKATLEALLRFVEASSAGMLCSILLLDAEGKHLYHGAAPSLPQEYTTAIDGIAIGPQVGSCGTAAFQRQAVFVRDIATDPLWKNYKDLALGFGLHACWSTPIFDDQQRLLGTFAMYYHQPALPSASQLQLIEIATHTAAICINKHRTEEAMAKSHEQLRLLIEQAPISIAMFDRDMRYLTTSRRWIEDYGRGYDDLTGRSHYEVNPDLPDEWKAIHQRGLAGEMLRNDDDQWLHSDGTRQWLRWAVLPWRNSRDEIGGIIISAEDITERKRAQLRLATQESISRTLVEAKSLAEAMPRVLKALCESENWDFSAMWRVDKQADWLDCLEVWHQPDFRAPELLELSRKCTFKSGEGLPGIIWQTGKSLYWENLKNAHFYLRSAPAMDAGYYSAFGFPILLGDEVTGVIDCLGHQLPKPDQSLLDMLEVIGKQIGQFIEHRRAEEAIQRFVAYSPTVLYALKIKGDKLVYGWTSDNIFDLTGYTVKETLEPDWWVNHIHPEDKASVLSAQPVPYDLDHQIQEFRFRRKDGSYFWVRDEKRLLRDEQGMPAEIIGCWSDISDRIELEDQLRQSQKMEAVGRLAGGIAHDFNNLLTVIIGYSDLLYSRFSESDINRSLADNIRNAGQRAAVLTRQLLAFSRKQVLEPKVLDLNEIVTNTEKLLKRLIGEDINLKTELSPALSPIKVDPGQIEQVIINLAVNSRDALPQGGQLTIATKNIKIDEKNHHLYPSMPHGNYVQLVLSDNGCGMPPEIKARIFEPFFTTKEVGKGTGLGLATVFGIVKQSEGFIEVDSEIDKGTTFAIYLPAFESPDSGKSTDGELKPSGTGSETILLVEDEESVRQIAKLTLEMRGYLVLEARNARDAIFLRENYSGKIDLLVTDVVMPEMSGRELAERLRMNDPTLNILFMSGYIDDAILRHGISAAHHTFLSKPFSPSALVEKVRHILDEPKKPS; this comes from the coding sequence ATGTCTAATCAATTAATGATTCGTATTTTGCTGGTTGAAGATAATTTCACCGATGTTCTGCTGCTGCGGGAAACGCTCTCCGGGGTCGCCAATGTCGAATTCGCGCTGACCCATGTTGTGAAATTGTCAGAAGCCTTGTCGCGTATCCAGAATGAAGTGTTTGATGTCGTGTTATTAGACCTCGGACTGCCGGATTCAAGCGGCGTTGATACGATTATGCAATTTCATCAACAAGCGCCCGCGATTCCCGTGCTGGTATTGACCGGAGTGGATAATGAAGACACCGGAATTGCCGCTTTGCAGGAGGGGGCGCAGGATTACCTGGTAAAAAATCAACTGCAACCGGCATTGCTCGGACGCGCCATTCGTTATGCTATCGAGCGGCATCGCGCCGCCACCGCTTTGCAGGAAAGCGAATTGCGGCTTGCGGCGATTGTTGATTCGCCGATGGATGCCATCGTTATTGTTGATGATGAGCATCATATCACTCTCTTTAACTCGGCGGCAGAACAGTTGTTCGGCTATCGCGAAACCGAGGTCATCGGAAAAAGTATCAATCTGCTAATCCCCGAACGCTTTCGCGAGGCGCACATCGAACATATTCGCGCTTTTGGCGAATCTTCAAATTACCCGATTCGCATGGATCAACGGCGCGAAGTCGTGGGTTTGCGCGCCGATGGCACAGAGTTTCCGATTGAAACCTCGATTGCCCAATTTATCGTGACCGGACGCAAAATGTTCACCGCCATCGTGCGTGACATTACCAACCGCAAAAAAGCCCAGGCAGAGATTTTGATGTTGAACCAGAATCTGCAACGGCGCATCGACGAAATGGAAACCCTGCTCAATGTCTTGCCCATTCCGATTGGCATTGCCAGTGACCCCGAATGTCGCCATATCCGCGCCAATCCGGCATTTGCTGAACTGCTGGCAATTTCGCCCGATGCCAATGCTTCGCTCTCAGCCGATGAGGCTGAACGCCCCAAGCATTTCAAAATTTATCAGAGAGACCGTGAACTTGCTCCTGAAGAATTGCCGCTACAGATTGCCGCAAGTCAGGGCAGGGAAATCCGCGACTTTGAAGCCAAGGTGATTCGCAGTGATGGAACCTCGGTTGATATTCTCGGTTATACGTCGCCGTTATTTGATGAGCACGGCAAAGCCCGTGGCAGCGTCGGCGCGTTTGTTGATATTACCGAACGCAAACGCGCCGAACTGCTTAACGAAGGTCAAAAGCAGGTGCTGGAAATGATTGCCAGCGGCGCGCCGCTTAAAGCGACGCTTGAGGCTTTACTCCGGTTTGTGGAAGCCAGTTCTGCGGGAATGCTTTGTTCGATTCTCTTGCTCGATGCCGAAGGGAAACATCTCTATCACGGCGCAGCTCCCAGTTTGCCGCAGGAATACACCACAGCGATTGACGGCATTGCTATTGGTCCGCAAGTCGGCTCCTGCGGAACCGCCGCTTTTCAACGCCAGGCGGTTTTTGTTCGGGATATTGCGACCGACCCGCTCTGGAAAAATTACAAAGACCTGGCGCTGGGGTTCGGGTTACACGCCTGTTGGTCAACGCCGATTTTCGATGACCAGCAACGGCTGCTGGGAACTTTTGCGATGTATTACCATCAGCCCGCTTTACCCAGTGCCTCACAATTGCAGCTCATTGAAATCGCTACCCATACCGCCGCCATCTGTATCAACAAACACCGCACTGAAGAGGCGATGGCAAAAAGCCATGAGCAATTGCGCTTGTTGATTGAACAAGCGCCCATCAGCATTGCCATGTTTGACCGCGACATGCGTTACCTGACGACCAGCCGACGATGGATCGAAGATTATGGCAGAGGGTATGACGATTTGACGGGTCGTTCACATTACGAAGTCAATCCCGATCTGCCCGACGAGTGGAAAGCCATCCATCAAAGAGGGCTGGCGGGTGAGATGTTAAGAAATGACGATGACCAGTGGTTGCACAGTGATGGCACCAGACAATGGTTGAGATGGGCAGTGCTTCCCTGGCGCAATAGTCGCGATGAAATCGGCGGCATCATCATTTCGGCAGAAGACATCACCGAACGCAAACGCGCCCAACTACGGCTGGCAACTCAGGAATCCATCAGCCGGACGTTAGTCGAAGCGAAATCGCTGGCTGAAGCCATGCCCAGGGTGTTAAAGGCGCTTTGCGAATCCGAAAACTGGGATTTCAGCGCCATGTGGCGAGTCGATAAACAAGCCGATTGGCTTGATTGTCTTGAGGTCTGGCATCAGCCTGATTTCAGAGCGCCGGAATTGCTGGAGTTGTCGCGCAAATGTACTTTTAAAAGTGGTGAGGGGTTGCCGGGAATCATCTGGCAGACCGGCAAATCGCTATATTGGGAGAATCTTAAAAACGCCCACTTTTATTTGCGTTCGGCTCCCGCTATGGATGCCGGTTATTATTCGGCTTTCGGTTTTCCGATTCTGCTGGGTGACGAAGTCACCGGGGTGATTGATTGTCTTGGGCATCAACTCCCGAAACCCGACCAGAGTTTGCTCGATATGCTTGAAGTTATCGGCAAACAGATCGGGCAGTTCATCGAACATCGCCGCGCCGAAGAAGCCATTCAGCGATTCGTTGCTTATAGCCCGACCGTGCTTTATGCCTTAAAAATAAAAGGTGACAAGTTAGTGTATGGCTGGACGAGCGACAATATTTTCGATCTCACCGGATATACGGTGAAAGAAACTCTGGAACCGGACTGGTGGGTAAATCATATTCATCCCGAAGATAAAGCGTCGGTTTTGTCTGCTCAGCCGGTTCCGTATGACCTTGACCATCAAATACAGGAATTTCGTTTCCGCCGCAAAGACGGCAGTTATTTCTGGGTGCGCGATGAAAAACGACTGTTGCGTGATGAACAGGGAATGCCTGCGGAAATTATCGGTTGCTGGTCGGACATCAGCGACCGCATCGAACTCGAAGACCAATTGCGGCAATCACAAAAAATGGAAGCGGTGGGACGACTGGCAGGCGGTATCGCTCATGATTTCAATAATCTGCTCACGGTGATTATCGGCTATAGCGATTTGCTGTATTCGCGATTTTCCGAAAGCGACATCAATCGTTCGCTGGCAGACAACATCCGCAACGCCGGACAACGCGCCGCTGTGCTAACCCGTCAACTGCTGGCATTCAGTCGCAAACAGGTGCTTGAACCCAAGGTTCTTGATCTCAATGAGATCGTCACCAACACCGAAAAATTGCTGAAACGACTGATTGGCGAAGATATTAATTTAAAGACCGAGCTTTCGCCCGCGCTTAGCCCGATCAAAGTTGATCCGGGGCAGATCGAACAGGTGATTATCAATCTGGCGGTCAATTCACGCGATGCGCTGCCGCAGGGCGGACAACTGACGATTGCGACGAAGAATATAAAAATTGATGAGAAAAATCATCACCTGTATCCATCAATGCCGCACGGCAATTATGTACAGTTGGTGCTCAGTGATAATGGCTGCGGCATGCCGCCAGAAATTAAAGCCCGGATTTTTGAACCGTTCTTTACCACCAAAGAGGTCGGTAAAGGCACGGGGCTTGGACTGGCAACCGTCTTCGGCATTGTCAAACAAAGCGAAGGCTTCATTGAAGTAGACAGTGAAATTGATAAAGGCACCACCTTTGCGATTTATTTGCCGGCTTTTGAATCGCCGGACTCAGGCAAGTCGACTGATGGCGAGTTGAAACCGTCGGGAACCGGCAGTGAAACGATTTTGTTGGTCGAGGATGAAGAGAGCGTAAGACAAATCGCCAAGTTGACGTTGGAAATGCGTGGCTATCTGGTACTGGAAGCTCGCAATGCGCGCGATGCCATTTTCCTCAGAGAAAATTATTCAGGGAAAATCGACCTCCTGGTGACCGATGTCGTTATGCCGGAAATGAGCGGGCGGGAACTCGCGGAACGATTGCGGATGAACGACCCCACGCTGAATATTTTGTTTATGAGCGGTTATATTGATGATGCGATTTTGCGCCACGGCATCAGCGCCGCGCATCACACCTTTTTATCGAAACCGTTTTCACCGAGTGCTCTGGTTGAAAAAGTTCGCCATATTCTCGATGAACCCAAAAAGCCTTCGTAA
- a CDS encoding PaaI family thioesterase, which produces MTAFEPQDANFATKVRASFARQGLMTTLGARLISVRPGEVEIELDRREDLTQQHGFVHGAAVAAIVDTACGYAAISLFAENFEVVTVEFKINFVAPALGEKIIARGRVKKAGKTLTVCEGDAFAIRDGAEKLIATMQATMMAVESN; this is translated from the coding sequence ATGACCGCATTTGAACCGCAAGACGCGAATTTTGCAACGAAGGTGCGCGCCAGTTTCGCGCGCCAAGGATTGATGACCACTCTCGGCGCGCGCCTTATCAGTGTGCGACCCGGCGAAGTCGAAATCGAACTCGACCGCCGCGAAGACCTCACCCAACAACACGGCTTCGTGCATGGCGCAGCGGTTGCCGCGATTGTCGATACCGCCTGCGGTTATGCGGCAATCAGCCTGTTTGCGGAAAATTTTGAAGTGGTCACAGTTGAATTCAAAATCAATTTTGTCGCGCCGGCGCTTGGCGAAAAGATCATCGCCCGTGGGCGCGTAAAAAAAGCCGGAAAGACCTTAACGGTGTGTGAAGGCGATGCCTTTGCCATTCGCGACGGCGCGGAAAAACTCATCGCCACCATGCAGGCAACCATGATGGCAGTCGAATCAAATTAA
- a CDS encoding HEAT repeat domain-containing protein has product MKNRLAFSGIAILILIGQLFAQGLPPTLPPQQKPSLKRDRTLQLVLPKIIQAEDERQANSKELVDLVSPLNANNGAARRRAILALGRIGYPSYINSLTEVLKIDRNPELRALAAFSLGEIESHYAVSSLFDRLNPEVEDSALVRARAAEALGKIASNKLSAEALGKYGLVGIAETLVKLLPDPAQPVSPDSKMIASLTLTALLRIRQASTIPAIINQLRSTDADLRWQAANALARIRENIAPAVPNLIPLLEDRDALVRAQAARALGVAKDAKAVEPLIKLLTDKDERVVASAINALGAIGDAKAVEPLINSGNKWLAGFRAFDRAKGGVPSEQNLLLLVATALGNLKDAKALPFLNAFRLAVDNHIGSSPEVEIALAKFGEAAFFDFPESAKIQIANWKAVANFAQGLGELRTEKAKATLIDLFAAKPDARAISDILNALAATKLDGLQKILLDQLKTPDVVARATVANLLGDAGEASDTVITALNEAYKTAKADKANDARIAIVEALTKLKKPMNIQALAEETKDDDYVVRRRAAELLIESKQDVSGLKLSIGTVKTGHDRAYWKRLAQLTSSGKNPIAILHTTKGDVRIELKPADAPITVDNFLQLAKSGFFNGLAWIRVVPNFVIQGGDPRGDQNGGPDYQIRDEINLLEYKTGAVGMALSGKDTGGSQFFITHSPQPHLDGGYTIFGQVTAGMEVVGRIARGDKIERVEIIER; this is encoded by the coding sequence ATGAAAAATCGTTTAGCCTTTTCGGGTATCGCAATTTTAATTTTAATCGGACAACTGTTCGCGCAAGGGTTGCCGCCGACGTTGCCGCCGCAACAGAAACCGTCGCTGAAACGCGACCGCACCTTGCAACTCGTCCTGCCGAAAATCATTCAAGCCGAAGATGAACGTCAGGCGAATAGCAAAGAGTTGGTTGATCTGGTGTCACCCTTGAATGCCAATAACGGCGCGGCGCGACGCCGGGCGATTCTCGCTCTGGGGCGCATCGGCTACCCATCCTATATCAACTCGCTTACCGAAGTTTTAAAAATCGACCGCAACCCGGAACTGCGCGCTCTTGCCGCTTTTTCGCTCGGCGAAATCGAAAGCCATTATGCGGTTTCTTCACTGTTTGACCGCCTCAATCCCGAAGTCGAAGACTCCGCATTGGTGCGCGCCCGCGCCGCCGAAGCCCTCGGCAAAATCGCCTCGAATAAACTCTCCGCCGAAGCCCTCGGCAAATACGGTCTGGTCGGCATTGCCGAAACCCTGGTCAAATTATTGCCTGACCCTGCGCAACCGGTTTCGCCCGACAGCAAAATGATTGCCTCGCTTACGCTCACGGCGCTGTTGCGCATTCGCCAAGCGTCAACCATTCCGGCAATCATCAATCAACTGCGTTCAACCGATGCAGACCTCAGATGGCAAGCCGCAAATGCGCTTGCCCGCATTCGCGAAAACATCGCCCCAGCCGTCCCCAATTTAATTCCCTTGCTTGAAGACCGGGACGCGCTGGTTCGCGCCCAGGCAGCGCGCGCCCTCGGCGTTGCCAAAGATGCAAAAGCGGTTGAACCGTTAATCAAATTGCTGACCGATAAAGATGAACGGGTCGTAGCTTCCGCAATCAATGCGCTCGGCGCGATTGGCGACGCCAAAGCCGTCGAACCGTTAATCAATTCGGGCAATAAATGGCTCGCGGGTTTTCGCGCCTTTGACCGCGCCAAAGGCGGCGTCCCCAGTGAACAGAATTTATTGCTGCTGGTCGCCACGGCGCTTGGCAACTTGAAAGATGCGAAAGCCCTGCCGTTTTTGAATGCCTTTCGTCTGGCTGTCGATAATCACATCGGTTCAAGTCCTGAAGTTGAAATCGCGCTGGCGAAATTTGGTGAAGCGGCGTTTTTCGATTTTCCCGAATCGGCAAAAATTCAAATCGCCAACTGGAAAGCCGTAGCCAATTTCGCGCAAGGGCTTGGCGAACTCAGAACCGAAAAAGCCAAAGCAACGTTGATTGACCTGTTCGCGGCAAAACCCGACGCGCGCGCCATCTCCGATATTTTAAATGCGCTGGCGGCGACGAAACTCGATGGCTTGCAAAAAATTTTACTTGATCAATTGAAAACCCCGGACGTCGTGGCGCGCGCTACCGTTGCAAACCTTTTAGGCGATGCGGGCGAGGCATCGGATACGGTGATTACGGCGCTCAACGAAGCTTACAAAACCGCCAAAGCCGATAAAGCCAACGATGCGCGAATCGCTATCGTTGAAGCCCTCACCAAATTAAAAAAACCGATGAACATTCAGGCGCTCGCCGAAGAGACCAAAGACGATGATTATGTCGTGCGGCGTCGCGCCGCCGAACTTCTAATCGAATCGAAACAGGATGTGAGCGGATTGAAACTGAGCATCGGCACGGTGAAGACCGGACACGACCGCGCCTATTGGAAACGCCTGGCGCAACTGACGTCATCGGGAAAAAATCCGATTGCCATATTGCATACCACAAAAGGCGATGTGCGGATTGAGTTGAAACCGGCGGATGCGCCGATAACCGTCGATAATTTCCTGCAACTGGCAAAAAGCGGTTTCTTTAATGGACTCGCGTGGATTCGCGTGGTGCCCAATTTCGTGATTCAGGGCGGCGACCCGCGCGGCGATCAAAACGGCGGACCCGATTATCAAATTCGCGACGAGATTAATTTATTGGAATACAAAACCGGCGCGGTCGGCATGGCGCTATCGGGCAAAGACACCGGCGGCAGTCAATTTTTCATCACCCATTCGCCGCAACCGCACCTCGACGGCGGTTACACCATATTCGGTCAGGTCACAGCGGGAATGGAGGTCGTCGGTCGCATCGCGCGCGGCGATAAAATCGAGCGCGTCGAAATTATCGAACGCTAA
- a CDS encoding response regulator, translating into MTEEKLHRSIEILLVEDSPTDALLTREAFDHCPLNHHLHHVENGADALAYLRRENGYASRSRPDLILLDLNLPRKNGIEVLREIKNEAQLASIPVVVLTTSQDEADIVTAYDLHANCYITKPVEFDELVAVARAIGEFWFGVVTLPRNKKIVGSSNV; encoded by the coding sequence ATGACGGAAGAAAAATTGCACAGGTCAATTGAAATTCTGCTGGTCGAAGATAGTCCGACCGATGCCTTGCTGACGCGCGAAGCCTTTGACCATTGCCCTTTGAACCATCATCTGCACCACGTTGAAAATGGCGCGGATGCGCTCGCCTATTTACGTCGTGAAAACGGCTATGCAAGCAGGTCGCGCCCCGACCTCATTCTGCTCGATTTAAATTTACCGCGAAAAAACGGCATTGAAGTGCTGCGCGAGATTAAAAATGAAGCGCAGTTGGCAAGCATACCGGTCGTGGTGTTGACCACTTCGCAGGACGAAGCCGATATAGTCACCGCGTATGATTTGCACGCCAACTGTTATATCACCAAGCCTGTAGAGTTCGACGAGTTGGTTGCTGTGGCGCGCGCCATCGGCGAGTTCTGGTTTGGGGTTGTCACCTTACCGCGTAATAAAAAAATCGTAGGTAGCTCAAATGTCTAA